One segment of Scyliorhinus torazame isolate Kashiwa2021f chromosome 14, sScyTor2.1, whole genome shotgun sequence DNA contains the following:
- the camk2n2a gene encoding calcium/calmodulin-dependent protein kinase II inhibitor 1a → MSEILPYSEEKMAHFGGEGEVGQLSFSCRLQDTNTFFGGSQPKRPPKLAQIGRAKRVVIEDDRIDDVLKGREDKTSSGV, encoded by the exons ATGTCGGAGATTTTGCCCTACAGCGAGGAGAAGATGGCTCATTTCGGCGGGGAGGGTGAGGTGGGTCAGCTCTCCTTCAGCTGTCGCCTCCAGGACACCAACACTTTCTTCGGGGGCTCCCAGCCCAAGAGACCCCCCAAACTGGCTCAGATCGGCCGAGCCAAACGAG TTGTTATCGAAGACGACAGAATAGATGATGTTCTGAAGGGTCGGGAAGACAAAACCTCGTCTGGAGTGTAA